One part of the Archangium lipolyticum genome encodes these proteins:
- a CDS encoding polysaccharide deacetylase family protein codes for MNSRPSSAPLVTRLLLTAAAMTLTACATTPAPATPMEKTAPAPEARPPLEVAITFDDLPSHGPEVAGITRAAVIDSLVATLRKHGVPPVTGFVNGSLVEQHPEQRALLEAWLAGGQRLGNHTWSHVDLGKVGLASYLEDVDRNEPLLRELVGAGEREREWKVFRYPFLQEGVDLESRNAIRSHLLSRGYRIGQVTIDFGDWAFNEAYARCVAAGNTAAQEALRKAYRKNANTFLRWADAAGQQVFGRRIRHILLLHAGALQAATLDELLTAYKKAGVRFISLDEAMEDPIYAQDPGVARTWGDSFIEQVIQSSKASHPPFPLQPLDLLEVLCR; via the coding sequence ATGAACTCTCGACCCTCCTCCGCTCCCCTCGTGACGCGGCTGCTGCTCACGGCCGCCGCCATGACCCTGACCGCCTGCGCCACCACTCCGGCTCCCGCCACGCCCATGGAAAAGACCGCTCCCGCCCCAGAGGCCCGGCCACCGCTGGAGGTGGCGATCACGTTCGATGATCTGCCCAGCCATGGCCCCGAGGTGGCCGGCATCACCCGGGCCGCCGTCATCGACTCCCTGGTCGCCACGCTGCGCAAGCACGGCGTGCCGCCGGTGACGGGCTTCGTCAACGGCTCACTGGTGGAGCAGCACCCCGAGCAGCGCGCCCTGCTCGAAGCGTGGCTCGCCGGCGGCCAGCGTCTGGGCAATCACACCTGGTCACACGTGGACCTGGGGAAGGTGGGACTCGCGAGCTACCTGGAGGACGTGGACCGCAACGAGCCGCTGCTGCGCGAGCTGGTGGGCGCGGGCGAGCGCGAGCGGGAGTGGAAGGTGTTCCGCTATCCCTTCCTCCAGGAGGGCGTGGACCTCGAGTCGCGCAACGCCATCCGCTCCCATCTCCTCTCCCGGGGCTACCGCATCGGCCAGGTCACCATCGACTTCGGCGACTGGGCCTTCAACGAGGCCTACGCGCGCTGCGTGGCCGCGGGCAACACGGCCGCGCAGGAGGCCCTGCGCAAGGCGTACCGCAAGAACGCGAACACCTTCCTGCGCTGGGCCGACGCGGCCGGCCAGCAGGTCTTCGGCCGCCGCATCCGCCACATCCTCCTGCTGCACGCGGGGGCCCTCCAGGCCGCCACCCTGGACGAGCTGCTCACCGCCTACAAGAAGGCCGGCGTGCGCTTCATCTCCCTGGACGAGGCCATGGAAGACCCCATCTACGCGCAGGACCCCGGAGTGGCCAGGACGTGGGGTGACAGCTTCATCGAGCAGGTCATCCAGTCGAGCAAGGCATCCCACCCGCCCTTCCCGCTGCAGCCGCTGGATCTCCTGGAAGTGCTCTGCCGCTGA
- a CDS encoding glycosyltransferase family 4 protein, producing the protein MRLALFGFGKHSWPSVERTRLFYERALSTRFTLLPIEGEAPLPPDVDAVLSFSSKRCWELRPHPPVPLLFAMHGGPILDQESLASHLRHLETTDTLIVNCTSDISIFREVFSGPMPRMCHLPLPVDPGVFHPQERSGCREFLSVEAYDYVVGFVGRLVPQKGAHQFLRMVAELKRRLHPRRVAGVMVGNYWVDYPVLAYTREYQKYMGRLLEELGLKEDIFYFPAGLPDEDLAAVYGALDVLVHPTSSIDENFGYVPVEAMACGVPVVGSAYGGLKDTVLPGETGALMRTWTTRTGIRMDLERGVEEVVRLLQDEPLRARMSEAALRRARTAYSEEVCTRVLCDAVSEAVAARAQGPVHPVALAPRGPEPEVSGLLPPANRPWEHYQGVVDHYTSGAPPEPGPRSWLRLAAPLTEESPGRYRLDDAAWPAVFSLDAAELRLAERCREPVRVEQLEREGSWDRERVVHLVRLGLLLVGD; encoded by the coding sequence ATGCGCCTCGCGCTCTTCGGATTCGGTAAACACTCCTGGCCCAGCGTCGAGCGGACGCGGCTGTTCTACGAGCGGGCGCTCTCCACCCGCTTCACCCTGCTGCCCATCGAAGGTGAGGCGCCGCTGCCGCCGGACGTGGACGCGGTGCTGTCCTTCTCCAGCAAGCGGTGCTGGGAGCTGCGGCCGCATCCGCCCGTTCCCCTCCTCTTCGCCATGCACGGCGGGCCCATCCTGGACCAGGAGAGCCTCGCCTCGCACCTGCGCCATCTGGAGACCACGGATACGCTGATCGTCAACTGCACCTCGGACATCTCCATCTTCCGCGAGGTCTTCTCCGGCCCCATGCCGCGGATGTGCCACCTGCCGCTGCCGGTGGACCCGGGGGTGTTCCATCCCCAGGAGCGCTCCGGGTGCCGCGAGTTCCTCTCGGTGGAGGCGTATGACTACGTGGTGGGCTTCGTGGGCCGGCTGGTACCCCAGAAGGGGGCACACCAGTTCCTGCGGATGGTGGCGGAGCTGAAGCGCCGGCTGCATCCCAGGCGGGTGGCCGGCGTGATGGTGGGCAACTACTGGGTCGACTACCCGGTGCTGGCCTACACGCGGGAGTATCAGAAGTACATGGGCCGACTGTTGGAGGAGCTGGGGCTGAAGGAGGACATCTTCTACTTCCCCGCCGGCCTCCCGGACGAGGACCTGGCGGCGGTCTACGGAGCGCTGGACGTGCTCGTCCACCCCACCAGCTCCATCGACGAGAACTTCGGCTATGTGCCGGTGGAGGCCATGGCCTGCGGAGTGCCAGTGGTGGGCTCGGCCTACGGAGGCCTCAAGGACACGGTGCTGCCGGGGGAGACGGGCGCGCTCATGCGTACCTGGACCACGCGCACGGGCATTCGCATGGACCTGGAGAGGGGAGTGGAGGAGGTGGTGCGGCTGCTCCAGGACGAGCCCCTACGGGCGCGCATGTCCGAGGCGGCACTGCGGCGGGCCCGCACCGCCTACAGCGAGGAGGTGTGCACGCGCGTGTTGTGTGACGCGGTCTCCGAGGCGGTCGCCGCGCGGGCCCAGGGCCCGGTGCATCCGGTGGCGCTGGCGCCCCGCGGGCCCGAGCCGGAGGTGTCCGGATTGCTCCCGCCCGCCAATCGTCCCTGGGAGCACTACCAGGGGGTGGTGGACCACTACACCAGCGGAGCGCCGCCCGAGCCCGGTCCCCGCTCGTGGCTGCGGCTGGCCGCTCCCCTGACGGAGGAATCCCCCGGACGGTACCGGTTGGACGACGCGGCCTGGCCCGCCGTCTTCTCCCTGGACGCCGCGGAGCTCCGCCTGGCCGAGCGCTGCCGCGAGCCCGTGAGGGTGGAGCAGCTCGAGCGTGAGGGCTCGTGGGACCGCGAGCGCGTGGTGCACCTGGTGCGCTTGGGGTTGCTGCTCGTCGGTGATTGA
- a CDS encoding galactosyltransferase-related protein, with translation MSTRPELSVIIPWSNRPELETTLRRNSRQFTACPAEVVVVNCGGDPELFRRVLGARPFPGLRGVELPGVGFNKSLALNVGVGTARAERLFFLDTDIVLGADLLGPALTQLGRRHVVTVDRTFESQRKPGRERSNLVEMAYSVRFVDAKGRSAQVETNLMRPRENSRSAPGLVFLRRKHFLAVDGMNSDLSGWGWEDLDLLVRLQLELGLSPRRSGSVTHLTHGDEHRDLQGQSRAASEHLNFARCLECYRVGHYRGTYTDDTQTWNGRLVELEPSRLKSGGGRRRAAP, from the coding sequence ATGAGCACGCGTCCCGAACTGTCCGTCATCATTCCCTGGAGCAACCGCCCCGAGCTGGAGACGACCCTGCGCAGGAACTCGCGCCAGTTCACCGCCTGTCCGGCGGAGGTGGTGGTGGTCAACTGCGGAGGGGACCCGGAGCTGTTCCGCCGGGTGCTGGGCGCGAGGCCCTTTCCCGGGCTGCGCGGCGTGGAGCTGCCGGGCGTGGGCTTCAACAAATCCCTGGCGCTCAACGTGGGCGTCGGCACGGCCCGGGCCGAGCGCCTGTTCTTCCTCGACACGGACATCGTGCTCGGGGCGGACCTCCTCGGGCCGGCGCTCACCCAGCTCGGCCGCCGCCATGTCGTCACCGTGGACCGCACCTTCGAGTCCCAGCGCAAGCCCGGCCGAGAGCGCTCGAACCTGGTGGAGATGGCCTACTCGGTGCGCTTCGTGGACGCGAAGGGCCGCTCGGCCCAGGTGGAGACCAACCTCATGCGTCCGCGCGAGAACAGCCGCAGCGCCCCGGGCCTGGTCTTCCTGCGGCGCAAGCACTTCCTCGCCGTGGACGGCATGAACTCCGACCTGTCCGGCTGGGGTTGGGAGGATCTGGATCTGCTGGTGCGGTTGCAGCTCGAGCTGGGCCTGTCACCGCGCCGCAGCGGCAGCGTCACCCACCTCACCCACGGGGACGAGCACAGGGACCTGCAGGGCCAGAGCCGCGCCGCCAGCGAGCACCTCAACTTCGCGCGCTGCCTCGAGTGCTACCGCGTGGGCCACTACCGGGGCACCTACACGGACGACACCCAGACCTGGAACGGGCGGCTGGTGGAGCTCGAGCCTTCCCGGCTCAAGTCTGGCGGGGGTCGCCGCAGAGCCGCCCCATGA
- a CDS encoding SIS domain-containing protein → MSYSQTYYARMIRAIQGLDLQEVERAVDLIEDAWRADQQIFTLGNGGSGSTASHFISDWNKGIPARDGRRLRGICLNDNVPMMMAYANDVSYESIFEEPLKNLMRPGDLVIGISGSGNSRNVLRAITYANEHGGRTLGLCGYDGGRLKELAQHVLHVREHHMQLVEDLHLSFGHVVMGRLCGDPRQT, encoded by the coding sequence ATGAGCTACAGCCAGACCTATTACGCGCGGATGATCCGGGCCATCCAGGGTCTGGATCTGCAAGAGGTCGAGCGCGCGGTGGACCTCATCGAGGACGCCTGGCGGGCGGACCAGCAGATCTTCACCCTGGGCAACGGAGGCAGTGGCTCCACCGCCTCGCACTTCATCTCGGACTGGAACAAGGGCATCCCCGCCAGGGACGGGCGGCGCCTGCGAGGCATCTGCCTCAACGACAACGTGCCGATGATGATGGCGTACGCCAACGACGTCTCCTACGAGTCCATCTTCGAGGAGCCGCTCAAGAACCTGATGCGGCCGGGGGACCTGGTCATCGGCATCTCCGGCAGCGGCAACTCGCGCAACGTGCTGCGGGCCATCACATATGCCAACGAGCATGGCGGGCGAACGCTGGGCCTGTGTGGCTATGACGGGGGACGGCTCAAGGAGCTGGCCCAGCACGTGCTGCACGTGCGCGAGCACCACATGCAGCTCGTGGAGGACCTGCACCTGTCCTTCGGTCACGTCGTCATGGGGCGGCTCTGCGGCGACCCCCGCCAGACTTGA
- a CDS encoding GHMP family kinase ATP-binding protein, whose translation MIIAHAPLRMSFVGGGSDLPSYYREHGGAVVSATLDRYVYVAVKESFDGLLRLGGEMQGSAERAGQLQHPRVREALRLLGIEGGLDLVSMSDVPAQGTGLGSSGSFTVALLHALHAHQGRQVEPESLARQACHVELERLGEPIGKQDQYASAYGGLNLIEFHADERVSVHPVACRPEVLEALGRRLLTFYTGITRSASAMLQGQNEAIRTRPHTRDSLGRMVELAYQMKRELEAGHLEGFGALLDANWQLKRELSHGISTTEIDDWYERARKAGARGGKLLGAGGGGFLLFDAPEEHHPAIIQALPGLRRVPLRLQPRGSAITSIRQGVAP comes from the coding sequence ATGATCATCGCCCATGCCCCACTGCGCATGAGCTTCGTGGGTGGGGGCAGCGATCTGCCCTCGTACTACCGTGAGCACGGTGGCGCGGTGGTGTCGGCCACGCTCGACCGGTACGTGTACGTGGCGGTGAAGGAGTCCTTCGACGGCCTGCTGCGGCTGGGGGGCGAGATGCAGGGCAGCGCCGAGCGGGCCGGGCAGCTCCAGCACCCGCGGGTGCGCGAGGCCCTGCGACTGCTGGGCATCGAGGGCGGACTGGACCTCGTCTCCATGTCCGACGTGCCCGCGCAAGGCACGGGCCTCGGTTCCTCGGGGAGCTTCACGGTGGCGCTGCTGCACGCCCTGCACGCCCACCAGGGCCGCCAGGTGGAGCCCGAGTCACTCGCACGGCAGGCCTGCCACGTGGAGCTGGAGCGGCTGGGCGAGCCCATCGGCAAGCAGGACCAGTACGCCTCCGCCTACGGCGGGCTGAACCTCATCGAGTTCCACGCCGACGAGCGCGTGTCGGTGCACCCGGTGGCCTGCCGGCCGGAGGTGCTCGAGGCCCTGGGACGCCGGCTGCTGACCTTCTACACGGGCATCACCCGCAGCGCCTCGGCCATGCTCCAAGGCCAGAACGAGGCCATCCGCACGCGGCCGCACACGCGAGACAGCCTGGGGCGGATGGTGGAGCTCGCGTATCAGATGAAACGGGAGCTGGAGGCCGGGCACCTGGAGGGCTTCGGTGCGCTGCTCGACGCCAACTGGCAGCTCAAGCGCGAGCTGAGCCACGGCATCTCCACGACCGAGATCGACGACTGGTACGAGCGCGCCCGGAAGGCCGGCGCACGGGGCGGCAAGTTGCTGGGCGCGGGCGGCGGCGGCTTCCTGCTCTTCGATGCTCCAGAGGAGCACCACCCCGCCATCATCCAAGCGCTCCCCGGGTTGCGCAGGGTTCCCCTGCGCCTTCAGCCCCGGGGCAGCGCCATCACCTCCATACGCCAGGGAGTGGCACCATGA